A section of the Pedobacter sp. HDW13 genome encodes:
- a CDS encoding phosphatase PAP2 family protein gives MRNFFHCTILFVSVSFSCAAQSIDSAKNIAADSLGRWYTGNPVPKRKFKAAAFIAPVVLAGYGFAAVYDHGALKQLDLSTKAELQEDHPLFAAHVDDYLQFAPAAAVYALNLSGVKGKHNLFDASMLYVTSAAIMGVSTHFVKQGVGRERPNGNSENSFPSGHTASAFMAAEFLHQEYKDVNPWIGYAGYFVATATGTLRMYNNKHWFSDVVAGAGFGIASTKISYLVYPYIKSLFTKKKDGNFTLMPFYQQGSTGLMLSGRL, from the coding sequence ATGCGTAATTTCTTCCATTGCACAATCCTTTTCGTTTCCGTTAGTTTTTCGTGCGCTGCCCAAAGTATAGATTCAGCTAAAAATATTGCTGCCGATTCGTTAGGAAGGTGGTATACGGGAAATCCGGTTCCAAAAAGAAAATTTAAGGCTGCCGCTTTTATTGCACCTGTGGTATTAGCAGGTTACGGCTTTGCTGCGGTTTACGATCATGGCGCTTTAAAGCAACTCGATTTGAGTACCAAAGCAGAATTACAGGAAGACCATCCTTTATTTGCTGCACATGTTGATGATTACCTCCAATTTGCGCCTGCCGCTGCGGTGTATGCACTTAACCTATCTGGAGTAAAAGGTAAACACAATCTGTTCGATGCCTCGATGTTGTATGTTACTTCAGCAGCTATTATGGGCGTTTCTACCCATTTTGTAAAGCAGGGTGTAGGTAGGGAACGGCCAAATGGCAACAGCGAAAACTCTTTCCCATCCGGACATACGGCTTCGGCATTTATGGCAGCAGAGTTTTTACACCAGGAGTATAAAGATGTTAATCCGTGGATTGGCTATGCAGGTTATTTTGTAGCCACAGCCACCGGAACATTGCGCATGTATAACAATAAACATTGGTTTAGTGATGTGGTGGCTGGTGCAGGATTCGGAATAGCTTCTACAAAAATATCTTATCTGGTGTATCCATACATTAAAAGCCTTTTTACCAAAAAGAAAGATGGAAATTTTACCCTAATGCCTTTTTACCAACAAGGAAGTACAGGCTTAATGCTTTCGGGTAGGTTATAA
- a CDS encoding TolC family protein yields MKLKLTCMVLCLFTFSVIKVIAQVPAKNLDYYLKQAELTSPVLKDFKNQQRAAGVDSLIIRATGGPQVTASAAGMDAPIIRGYGYDEVLTNGQALEALLNVNYDLLNKKRINNQLEGIKIQSDSIKYAGQLSLFDLQRSIADQYIVAYASQQQVDFNREVITLLEQEETLLKKLTRSNIYKQSEYLTFLVTLQQQQLVVKQAELQFKNDYATLNYLAGITDTTQVVLADPKLQSGVTTIAHGFFGKRFDIDSLKNNNQKNAIDLSYKPKLGVYANGGYNSSFILQPYKNLGTSVGFTFSVPIYDGHQKKMQYQKLNLSAKTIADYRDFFKRQQEQQLNLIRQQLNQTDALFPKINEQIRFSKGLIDVDRKLMHTGDLKVADFVIAINNYLAAQNLLRQTNINRLKLINQFNYWNR; encoded by the coding sequence ATGAAGCTAAAATTAACCTGCATGGTGCTTTGTCTGTTTACCTTTTCAGTAATAAAGGTAATTGCACAAGTGCCGGCAAAGAATCTTGATTACTATTTAAAACAGGCCGAATTAACCAGTCCGGTACTAAAAGATTTTAAGAACCAGCAACGGGCTGCCGGGGTAGATAGCTTAATTATTCGTGCTACCGGAGGGCCACAGGTTACGGCAAGTGCCGCAGGGATGGATGCGCCCATTATTCGGGGTTATGGTTACGATGAAGTACTCACCAACGGGCAGGCTTTAGAAGCCTTGCTTAATGTAAACTACGATTTGCTAAACAAAAAGAGGATCAATAATCAGCTTGAGGGGATAAAGATACAAAGCGATTCTATTAAATATGCAGGCCAGCTATCGCTATTTGATTTGCAAAGATCCATTGCCGATCAATACATTGTGGCTTATGCCAGTCAGCAACAGGTAGATTTTAACCGTGAGGTAATTACATTACTGGAGCAGGAAGAAACATTGTTAAAGAAATTAACCAGAAGTAATATTTACAAACAATCTGAATATTTAACCTTCCTGGTTACCCTGCAACAACAACAATTGGTAGTAAAACAGGCAGAGTTGCAATTTAAAAACGATTATGCCACCTTAAATTATTTGGCAGGCATAACCGATACTACGCAGGTTGTGCTGGCCGATCCAAAGTTACAAAGTGGTGTAACTACTATTGCTCATGGTTTTTTTGGTAAACGTTTTGACATTGATAGCTTAAAAAACAACAATCAAAAAAACGCAATTGACCTTAGCTATAAACCCAAATTAGGCGTGTATGCCAATGGAGGATATAATTCATCGTTTATTTTGCAGCCTTATAAAAATTTGGGTACAAGTGTTGGTTTTACCTTTTCGGTGCCAATTTATGATGGTCATCAAAAGAAGATGCAGTACCAAAAGCTTAACCTATCCGCTAAAACAATAGCCGATTACCGCGATTTTTTTAAGCGTCAGCAAGAACAACAGTTAAACCTGATCAGGCAACAGCTTAATCAAACAGACGCCCTTTTTCCTAAAATAAACGAACAGATCCGTTTCAGCAAAGGTTTAATTGATGTAGACCGTAAACTGATGCATACCGGCGATTTAAAAGTAGCCGATTTTGTAATTGCCATTAACAATTACCTGGCGGCCCAAAACCTGTTGCGCCAAACCAATATTAACCGTTTAAAACTGATTAATCAATTTAATTACTGGAACCGATAA
- a CDS encoding HAMP domain-containing sensor histidine kinase translates to MKLANRYNQVNILTSIVVLIITGIIYYVVIHFILTEKLDRDLAVEENEINQYVDTFHKLPLPANYIDQQISYKTLNGPLPEREFLYTNYFNAKERENEPGRSLITVVQLDGKAIEVRITKSRVESEDLVRIILLITVGITVVLLLSLLLINRFLLNRLWRPFYSILSRMKAFEVTRMDNIEHEPTKIDEFNELNKSVNTMAERVRQDYKELKSFTDNASHEMMTPLAVINSKLDSLLQTESFTAQQGALLEDIYHATGRLSRLHQSLLLLAKIENNLIPDYQNIDLKEMVEAKGRQFQELLEKDGLTLTEKLMPVEIKMSRYLADILLNNLFSNAVRHNVTGGYINIQLNQQALTISNSGKPRQLQTKIFDRFSKSVDSEGMGLGLAITKQICNLYGFRIDYEEEKGEHVFVVYFV, encoded by the coding sequence ATGAAACTGGCTAACCGCTACAACCAGGTAAATATTTTAACCTCCATTGTGGTGTTAATCATTACCGGAATTATTTATTATGTAGTCATCCACTTTATCTTAACCGAAAAACTGGACCGTGATTTAGCGGTAGAAGAGAACGAAATTAACCAATACGTAGATACTTTTCATAAACTTCCTTTACCAGCAAATTATATCGATCAGCAGATTTCCTATAAAACCCTTAACGGACCTTTGCCAGAACGGGAATTTCTGTATACCAATTACTTTAATGCCAAAGAGCGGGAAAATGAGCCAGGAAGGAGTTTAATTACAGTTGTTCAGCTCGATGGTAAAGCCATTGAGGTAAGAATAACGAAATCGCGGGTTGAATCGGAAGATCTGGTAAGGATTATATTACTAATCACCGTAGGTATTACTGTTGTTTTGCTCCTTTCGCTCCTGCTAATCAATAGATTTTTGCTCAATAGGCTTTGGCGGCCCTTTTATTCTATTTTGAGCCGGATGAAAGCATTCGAAGTTACCCGGATGGATAATATAGAACACGAACCAACTAAAATTGATGAGTTTAATGAACTCAATAAATCTGTAAATACAATGGCCGAAAGGGTACGGCAGGATTATAAAGAACTTAAAAGTTTTACCGATAATGCTTCGCACGAAATGATGACCCCTCTGGCAGTAATTAATTCTAAATTAGATTCTTTACTTCAAACCGAATCATTTACCGCACAGCAGGGTGCATTGTTGGAAGATATTTACCACGCAACAGGCAGATTGTCCAGGTTGCATCAATCATTATTACTGCTGGCCAAAATTGAAAATAACCTGATTCCCGATTATCAAAATATCGATCTTAAAGAAATGGTAGAGGCAAAGGGTCGCCAGTTTCAGGAGTTATTAGAAAAGGATGGGCTAACGCTGACTGAAAAACTGATGCCTGTAGAAATCAAAATGAGTCGCTATCTGGCCGATATTCTGTTAAACAATCTTTTTAGCAATGCGGTAAGGCATAATGTTACTGGTGGATACATCAATATTCAGCTGAATCAGCAAGCTTTAACCATCTCCAATTCAGGGAAACCCCGTCAACTGCAAACCAAAATTTTCGATCGTTTTTCCAAATCAGTAGACTCTGAAGGTATGGGTTTAGGTTTAGCCATAACTAAGCAAATCTGTAATCTTTATGGCTTTCGAATCGATTATGAGGAAGAAAAAGGCGAACATGTTTTTGTTGTTTATTTTGTTTAA